The proteins below come from a single Haliaeetus albicilla unplaced genomic scaffold, bHalAlb1.1 scaffold_39, whole genome shotgun sequence genomic window:
- the LOC138684198 gene encoding la-related protein 6-like, producing the protein GSFCDASDVLGADLLDCSYSVPDRQLVRRVASQVEFHLSDENLAKDAFLLKHVQKNKMGFVSIKLLTSLKKVKYLTHDWWLTLYTLRFSELLEVNEEGTKVRRVSSTGFSVSWVPIPESLLSVPPSRLLLAWELLTLEQDVLLLLQKNFLKTITRMFSPFGTIASIRILRPGRKLPSDVRKYTSDFPELLSKHCALVEYKSLGSASALRSLEDLGHQSCPRGESIRVVRLCGKGSKKTAGAEREVAEELMDQPGWKAQAVAATFPNGLGDSLLCSSPELNGAQALPPLLLHKDPAAPSWPGSNFKPSNFSNAFTGLLLASKVFPPLGTGLGTGSCYGLCSSTESTRGCGWGSGVGAWAPWPSSPSPDAKPLAGNPPAATWVPEPLGLWDAVLCLPHCCPRSGVIHPVCKMPI; encoded by the exons gggagcttctgcgatgcgagcgatgttctgggggctgatctcttggactgcagctactctgtccctgaccggcagctggtcaggagggttgcgtcccaggtggaattccacctctctgacgagaacctggccaaggatgctttcctcctgaaacatgtccagaagaacaagatgggcttcgtcagcatcaaactgctgacgtccttgaagaag GTGAAATACCTGACGCATGACTGGTGGCTGACGCTTTACACCCTGCGgttctcagagctgctggaggtgaacGAGGAGGGCACCAAAGTGAGGCG agtttcttcgactggcttttcggtatcatgGGTCCCCATCCCCGAGTCCCTGCTGAGTGTCCCCCCCAGCAgactgctgctggcctgggagctgctgaccCTGGAGCAGgacgtgctgctgctgctccagaagaatttcctcaagaccatcacgagGATGTTCAGCCCCTTCGGCACCATCGCCTCCATCCGCATCCTGCGGCCGGGCCGCAAGCTGCCCTCGGATGTGCGGAAATACACGTCAGACTTCCCCGAGCTGCTGAGCAAGCACTGCGCACTGGTGGAGTACAAGAGCCTGGGGAGCGCTTCAGCCTTGAGGAGCCTTGAGGACCTCGGCCACCAGAGCTGTCCGCGTGGCGAGAGCATCAGGGTGGTCCGGCTCTGCGGGAAGGGCTCCAAGAAGACAGCCGGGGCCGAGAGGGAGGTGGCGGAGGAGCTGATGGACCAGCCGGGTTGGAAAGCGCAGGCGGTGGCCGCGACCTTCCCCAACGGCCTCGGggactccctgctctgcagctccccggagTTGAACGGTGCCCAGGCGCTGccacccctcctcctgcacAAGGACCCCGCGGCACCCTCCTGGCCCGGCAGCAACTTCAAGCCCAGCAATTTCAGCAATGCCTTCACTGGATTGCTCCTCGCCAGCAAAGTCTTCCCTCCGCTCGGGACAGGCttgggcacaggcagctgctacggcctctgctccagcactgagaGCACTCGTGGCTGCggctgggggagtggggtgggtgcctgggcaccctggcccagcagcccctctccagaTGCCAAACCTCTTGCCGGCAATCCTCCGGCAGCGACGTGGGTGCCTGAGCCCCTCGGCCTGTGGGATGCGGTGCTTTGCCTGCCCCACTGTTGTCCCAGAAGTGGGGTCATTCACCCGGTGTGCAAAATGCCAatataa